From a region of the Daphnia pulicaria isolate SC F1-1A chromosome 1, SC_F0-13Bv2, whole genome shotgun sequence genome:
- the LOC124339494 gene encoding zinc finger protein 664-like has translation METLDSAIEFEQVFCYKCPNCEFVSQLKHVVAEHLKKEHQIGIANISEEVTTESSDFLLDECDEELNQISDNETVVNTGDAVFGSSTASPKGFTCNIPGCSVRLEEECNAQYHAKCHYESSFKCPECDETKSSWKVMVMHLWKSHSVNLELLSCHLCGYRTGKKELLKFHVKTHSDQRTCLCDECGKGFKNMKQLRNHKELHSLNKGSSEQQLKNKCPDCGQILSSSRLLRAHRNAVHLKMRSHLCSYCGYNTTSQSNLRIHLRQHTNEKPFACDSCAYRTADHNSLRRHRMKHTGEKQYKCPHCPYASIQSSTYKAHLRNKHPGLSDELIFSCPICSFRTIRKEQLNLHVTSAHESENSEKALPLAV, from the exons ATGGAAACTTTAGACAGCGCGATAGAATTCGAACAAGTATTTTGTTACAAATGTCCCAATTGCGAATTTGTTAGTCAATTAAAACACGTAGTTgcagaacatttaaaaaaggaacatCAAATTGGCATTGCCAACATTTCGGAGGAGGTAACAACTGAATCGTCAGATTTTCTGTTAGACGAATGTGATGAAGAGCTAAATCAAATCAGTGATAATGAAACTGTTGTCAATACTGGAGATGCTGTATTCGGTAGTTCAACTGCTTCACCAAAAGGATTTACATGTAATATACCTGGTTGTAGTGTCCGACTGGAGGAGGAATGCAATGCACAGTATCATGCCAAATGTCATTACGAGAGCAGCTTCAAGTGTCCAGAATGTGATGAGACGAAATCTTCTTGGAAAGTGATGGTCATGCATTTATGGAAGAGTCACTCGGTAAATCTTGAATTGTTAAGTTGTCATCTGTGTGGGTACAGAACAGGGAAGAAAGAACTGCTCAAGTTTCACGTCAAGACTCACAGTGATCAGCGAACTTGTCTGTGTGATGAGTGTGGCAAGGGTTTCAAAAATATGAAGCAACTTCGAAACCACAAA GAACTACATTCACTCAACAAAGGGTCGAGTGAACAACAGCTAAAGAACAAATGCCCAGACTGTGGACAAATCTTAAGCAGCAGCAGGTTGTTGCGTGCCCACCGTAACGCAGTCCATCTCAAAATGCGATCTCACCTCTGCAGCTACTGCGGCTACAACACAACGTCGCAGTCGAATCTACGAATTCATTTACGGCAGCACACGAACGAGAAGCCGTTCGCATGCGACAGCTGTGCTTATCGGACGGCTGATCACAATTCCCTTCGACGTCACAGAATGAAGCATACGGGAGAGAAGCAGTACAAGTGTCCACATTGTCCTTACGCTTCAATTCAGTCGTCAACCTACAAA GCGCATCTGAGAAACAAACATCCGGGATTGAGCGACGAACTCATTTTTTCATGTCCGATTTGCAGTTTTCGCACAATTAGAAAAGAGCAGCTCAATCTGCATGTCACTTCGGCACACGAAAGTGAAAATTCAGAGAAGGCTCTACCGTTAGCggtgtga
- the LOC124339462 gene encoding WD repeat-containing protein 75-like → MANKKTRGPDKAKTNTDNIVVKKQEDAPDIVKQPPVFTDDSRYLCIASGRQVGIYSIQSGDKVHCLKKHSFDIIGLGIKEENVLYSCDISGDVIEWDIKDGKLLKKTSVAVDGMKKFCAFYYPGNGMFLLSTPAKNANGSSLWIVNSTSEREIFSEDIRKEPQSVAFGCDQGNGSLVIGALNYQCNGVLVKDMNSGAEKKHMTDKRKFTCIALHKEKLIMATGDISGRILLWHDFVNQIRPVKTVYHWHTLAVSSVCFSSEGEYLYSGGSEKVMVKWRLEGKHRQFLPRMGSTIKFIVNAPDNICVATSHSDNAIRIIDSTNKINQAIFGGLIKHDPIRGLEDGESKKESVMPTGLVFDPRTQGIFFNAQAGFLQLFDPLRGSMIFNMDIANRNVLTDERNTIIGNAEVLRVAVSPTGEWLATLEVWSNMSAGYHDMNLKFWRYDAVQANYELNTDVTMPHHDRITSLAFQPGLLGTEYPCLVSIGRDLKFKIWRLVDDTDIYRQKESWTCDVAGDFRKMMPTAASFSEDGSLLAIAFQDTVTLWDPMTINLNTTLSHNLIEESIELMEFGRDQCFRYLVCASKSSLFAWDVISKGLVWKVGKLRSPIRCLVPDPKSSYMAVVLQNSEVFVFAPSSSKPVHTITNVKSSEPIAALFVPRPNPLANSPEWLVNSRLLIVDDQQEFYSVDDNSVCGFDEKLTTPISHIDSLPWTPFSAIKAQKQISAAKQIVPVIHQTNGIKGYKSVQSLLETSTSTLPPMSRICNSFMIDLMIKHDPKLMTVKADSENGATNDLPTLMNGHIESKMPALKEEATQQKLLTLDCQWITKN, encoded by the exons ATGGCGAATAAGAAAACACGTGGTCCGGATAAAGCTAAAACTAATACAGACAATATTGTtgttaaaaaacaagaagatgcACCCGACATTGTTAAACAACCTCCGGTTTTTACCGACGATTCAAG GTATTTATGCATCGCGTCTGGCCGCCAAGTAGGAATTTACAGCATCCAATCGGGAGATAAAGtgcattgtttaaaaaaacatagtTTTGATATCATTGGTTTGGGTATCAAAGAGGAGAATGTTCTCTACTCGTGTGACATCTCTGGAGACGTTATTGAATGGGATATAAAAGACGGAAAACTACTGAAG AAAACTTCAGTTGCAGTTGATGGCATGAAAAAATTCTGTGCTTTTTACTATCCAGGAAATGGCATGTTTCTGTTATCAACTCCAGCAAAAAATGCCAACGGTTCCTCTCTTTGGATTGTCAATAGCACAAGTGAAAGGGAAATATTCTCTGAAGATATTAGAAAAGAACCACAGTCTGTTGCATTTGGCTGTGATCAAGGAAATGGATCACTGGTTATAGGGGCCTTGAATTACCAATGTAATGGTGTGTTGGTCAAAGACATGAATAGTGGAGCTGAGAAAAA gCACATGACAGACAAGAGAAAGTTCACTTGTATTGCTTTGCACAAGGAAAAACTTATAATGGCCACAGGAGATATCTCCGGCCGTATTCTTCTTTGGCATGACTTTGTTAATCAGATCAGACCAGTGAAGACTGTGTACCATTGGCACACACTTGCTGTTTCCTCGGTCTGTTTTTCTAGTGAAG gtGAATACCTTTACAGTGGAGGATCTGAGAAAGTAATGGTCAAGTGGCGACTTGAAGGCAAACACAGACAGTTTCTTCCACGTATGGGCTcaacaatcaaattcattGTGAACGCTCCTGATAACATCTGCGTCGCCACATCTCATTCCGACAATG CTATACGTATAATTGATTCGACCAACAAAATCAATcaggccatttttggtgggttAATCAAACACGATCCGATCCGTGGTCTTGAAGATGGTGAATCAAAGAAAGAATCGGTGATGCCTACTGGTTTGGTTTTTGATCCACGAACCCAAGGAATTTTCTTCAATGCACAAGCTGGATTCCTCCAGCTTTTTGATCCTCTGAGAGGTTCCATGATTTTCAAT ATGGACATTGCCAATCGCAACGTTCTGACTGACGAACGAAACACCATCATCGGTAACGCCGAAGTGTTGCGAGTTGCTGTGTCACCCACAGGTGAGTGGTTAGCAACACTGGAAGTTTGGTCGAACATGTCTGCAGGCTATCATGACATGAACTTAAAGTTTTGGCGATACGACGCTGTGCAAGCCAACTACGAACTCAACACGGACGTAACTATGCCACACCACGATCGGATCACCTCCCTGGCCTTCCAACCGGGACTGCTGGGCACAGAGTACCCTTGCCTCGTATCTATCGGCCGCGatcttaaatttaaaatttggcgGTTAGTCGACGACACGGACATTTACCGTCAGAAGGAATCGTGGACTTGCGACGTTGCAGGAGACTTCCGTAAAATGATGCCAACCGCTGCATCCTTTTCGGAAGACGGCTCGTTACTGGCCATTGCTTTTCAAGACACTGTTACTTTATGGGATCCAATGACCATCAACCTCAACACGACTTTAAGCCATAACCTTATTGAAGAATCTATTGA GCTGATGGAATTCGGAAGAGATCAATGCTTTCGCTATCTCGTTTGTGCTTCAAAATCATCCCTCTTCGCATGGGATGTAATTAGTAAAGGACTAGTTTGGAAAGTAGGGAAATTGCGTAGCCCTATCAGGTGTTTGGTGCCTGATCCCAAGTCCAGCTATATGGCAGTGGTCTTGCAAAACAGTGAAG TGTTCGTGTTCGCACCTTCGAGTTCGAAACCGGTACATACTATAACGAACGTGAAGAGTTCAGAACCTATTGCGGCTCTTTTTGTTCCCCGACCGAATCCTCTGGCAAACAGCCCAGAATGGCTAGTAAATTCACGGCTTTTGATTGTTGATGATCAACAA GAATTTTACAGTGTGGATGACAATTCCGTCTGTGGTTTTGACGAGAAGTTGACTACCCCAATTTCTCACATTGACAGTTTACCTTGGACTCCTTTCTCAGCCATCAAAGCACAGAAGCAGATCTCGGCAGCCAAGCAGATAGTTCCGGTCATCCATCAAACTAACGGCATCAAGGGATATAAATCAGTTCAATCG CTATTGGAGACGTCAACTTCCACCTTACCTCCAATGTCTAGAATTTGCAATTCCTTCATGATTGACCTCATGATTAAGCATGACCCCAAATTGATGACCGTGAAAGCTGACTCCGAGAATGGTGCAACGAATGACTTGCCTACGCTCATGAACGGGCATATCGAGTCAAAGATGCCGGCATTGAAGGAAGAAGCGACTCAACAAAAATTATTGACATTGGATTGCCAATGGATAACTAAGAACTGA
- the LOC124339478 gene encoding uncharacterized protein LOC124339478 yields the protein MQVARVIVFDIRNAEANNPNFIFSAEALHEVSLLAHAGTCSNFAFISLVLVGVKGFEILLDTHPLVELDSSLKRAFGKLKQLLKISNENAIYSARKPLEIILNDLVLQFEQKCEYCIASTQLEIVVVTATDGEKIQKELDAFLFNTNCREFNQVVVLHVAPSELLMQNQMDQVSRSKIVWRMSEEERDAEIFFKSWLSRKRKNWNLEMRSDGQCEWTSRIDIEDLIFDVKGWPYRISANFNETNGIGIFDDGNMKTLEIIKWVRNDGVPAWLIHGMPRRLLPASDLSHDDIVFKINNEQFFSLSRWLAREALVAIVKLESCQQAIDYFILTPGSDGSLLMRSIAPRELILPPSTCPPVTDDQDDDAELFTEKEICFEEIQSAFLQLPAHTFSRSEKSSVMEAVEFHTVTDIQYTGTKSKPTLNRPRKARR from the exons ATGCAAGTAGCACGTGTGATTGTTTTTGATATACGAAATGCAGAGGCCAACAacccaaatttcattttctcagCCGAA GCTTTGCATGAAGTATCACTTCTTGCTCATGCTGGAACTTGTTCCAACTTTGCTTTTATAAGTTTGGTGCTTGTGGGAGTAAAAGGTTTTGAAATCTTATTAGACACACACCCTTTAGTTGAACTTGATTCTTCTTTGAAGCGTGCCTTTGGGAAGTTGAAGCAACTACtgaaaatatcaaatgaa AATGCAATCTACTCTGCCAGGAAACCATTAGAAATCATCTTAAATGATTTAGTATTACAGTTCGAGCAAaaatgt GAGTATTGCATTGCATCCACCCAACTGGAAATTGTAGTTGTAACGGCAACAGATggagagaaaattcaaaaagaattaGATGCATTCCTTTTTAATACCAATTGCCGAGAGTTCAACCAAGTTGTG GTGCTTCATGTAGCCCCCTCCGAGCTGTTGATGCAGAATCAAATGGATCAAGTATCACGCAGTAAAATAGTTTGGCGGATGTCGGAAGAGGAGAGAGACgccgaaatatttttcaag tcTTGGTTGAGTCGTAAGAGGAAAAATTGGAATCTTGAAATGCGTTCCGATGGACAATGCGAGTGGACTTCCAGGATTGACATAGAGGACCTTATCTTCGATGTAAAAGGATGGCCGTATCGAATTTCTGCCAATTTCAACGAGACCAATGGAATAGGAATCTTTGACGATGGGAATATGAAAACCTTGGAGATCATCAAGTGGGTGAGGAATGACGGTGTTCCTGCTTGGTTGATCCATGGAATGCCCAGACGTCTTTTACCGGCAAGcgacctgtctcacgacgatatcgttttcaaaatcaataacGAACAATTCTTTTCCCTGTCTCGTTGGTTGGC TAGAGAAGCTCTGGTAGCTATTGTCAAGTTGGAATCCTGCCAGCAAGCCATTGATTACTTTATTCTCACTCCAG gATCCGACGGAAGTTTGCTCATGCGTAGCATCGCTCCACGTGAATTAATACTACCACCTTCGACGTGTCCCCCTGTTACCGACGACCAAG atgaTGATGCTGAGTTATTcactgaaaaagaaatctgCTTTGAAGAAATCCAATCTGCCTTCCTCCAGCTTCCTGCTCATACGTTTTCCAGATCAGAGAAGTCTAGCGTCATGGAAGCTGTCGAATTTCACACTGTTACC GATATCCAGTATACCGGAACTAAATCAAAACCGACCCTTAACCGTCCTCGCAAAGCTCGTCGCTAA